The following proteins are encoded in a genomic region of Cygnus olor isolate bCygOlo1 chromosome 23, bCygOlo1.pri.v2, whole genome shotgun sequence:
- the HEYL gene encoding hairy/enhancer-of-split related with YRPW motif-like protein, whose protein sequence is MKRLCEESSSDTESDGTIDVGKEEEYSHVSRSVSPTTTSQIQARKKRRGIIEKRRRDRINSSLSELRRLVPTAFEKQGSSKLEKAEILQMTVDHLKMLHATGGTGFLDARALAVDYRSIGFRECLTEVVRYLGILEGQNTADPIRLRLLSHLNNYVAEMEPSPVATSLLPIQTWPWSFLHGAAGPVQVPRREAAPAPLVVTASSLAYPSPAVRPAPLRRVPGDMLPSRRSFLAGRMASSSRRGRGAGSSAAVAAVPRMPSPTGVLREGSSKGSQIATFLFSPASAGIPVPPAYAAPGALGAAVQGPGIRVGASRICRSWATEIGAF, encoded by the exons ATGAAGCGGCTGTGCGAGGAGAGCTCCTCGGACACGGAGTCGGACGGCACCATCGACGTGGGCAAGGAGGAGGAGTACAG CCATGTGTCCAGGTCCGTGTCTCCCACTACGACGTCTCAGATACAGGCCAGGAAGAAGCGCAGAGGG ATCATCGAGAAGCGGCGCCGCGACCGCATCAACAGCAGCCTGTCGGAGCTGCGGCGCCTGGTGCCCACCGCCTTCGAGAAGCAG GGCTCTTCCAAGCTGGAGAAGGCAGAAATTCTACAAATGACAGTAGATCACTTAAAAATGCTTCATGCCACTGGAGGAACGG GCTTCTTAGACGCTCGAGCTCTGGCTGTCGATTACAGGAGCATCGGCTTCCGCGAGTGCCTCACTGAAGTCGTCAGGTACCTGGGCATCCTCGAGGGACAAAACACCGCCGACCCCATCCGGCTGCGACTCCTCTCCCACCTGAATAACTACGTGGCTGAAATGGAGCCGTCGCCGGTGgccacctccctgctgcccatCCAGACGTGGCCCTGGTCCTTCCTCCACGGCGCCGCCGGCCCCGTGCAGGTCCCCCGGCGGGAGGCCGCTCCCGCTCCGCTTGTAGTGACTGCGTCCTCCCTGGCTTACCCGAGCCCTGCCGTCAGGCCGGCTCCCCTTCGCCGCGTCCCCGGCGACATGCTGCCGTCCCGCCGGAGCTTCCTGGCCGGCAGGATGGCCTCTTCCAGCCGCAGGGGCCGCGGCGCTGGCTCCTCCGCAGCCGTAGCGGCCGTGCCCAGGATGCCGTCGCCGACGGGCGTGCTGAGAGAGGGCTCGTCCAAGGGCAGCCAGATCGCCACCTTCCTCTTCTCACCAGCCTCCGCCGGCATCCCCGTTCCGCCGGCTTACGCAGCGCCTGGGGCCTTGGGCGCCGCCGTGCAGGGACCCGGGATCAGGGTGGGGGCATCCAGGATCTGCCGCTCCTGGGCGACGGAGATCGGGGCTTTCTGA